In Nitrospira sp., a single genomic region encodes these proteins:
- a CDS encoding DUF488 family protein: MIRIKRVYSEPRARDGVRVLVDRVWPRGITKKRAQIVEWWRDVAPSTSLRKWFGHEPARWTEFRKRYQAELGRSGMVDELQKLARLSRKRTITLVYGAADEEHNQAVVLKEVLDKVAYKKIIAKRPRDRSGG; the protein is encoded by the coding sequence ATGATACGAATCAAACGTGTGTACAGTGAGCCGCGCGCGCGTGACGGCGTTCGCGTCTTGGTTGATCGCGTGTGGCCACGGGGAATCACCAAAAAACGGGCTCAGATCGTCGAATGGTGGAGGGATGTCGCGCCGAGCACCTCGCTCCGCAAATGGTTCGGACATGAACCAGCCAGATGGACTGAGTTTCGGAAGCGATACCAAGCGGAGTTGGGTCGGTCCGGAATGGTGGATGAGCTGCAAAAGCTTGCGCGCCTCTCACGCAAACGGACGATCACACTTGTGTATGGCGCAGCCGATGAGGAGCACAACCAAGCCGTCGTCTTGAAAGAGGTCTTGGATAAGGTCGCCTACAAGAAGATCATCGCGAAGAGGCCGCGTGACAGGAGCGGCGGATGA
- a CDS encoding universal stress protein: MHDVIKRLLFATDFSACASHAEEYAAKLSSTCGASVDVIHVSEIYPGIYAGIQDHRETDGMLADTVRRLQRSTVPVTGHQSTGIPSVQICAAAEAWNADVIVMGTHGRTGLGHILLGSTAERVVTMAPCPVLTVRAASGSEATPGHGPIRFQHIVIPIDFSECSVGALEYGIQMAKVFGASLTLLHVLEPVFYGHDFTLPQELGGGRLDERLDAQFKTYVSTIRSAGVSARQVIRGGAPADSILEFVRASPCDLIIMGTHGRRGISRALQGSVAATVLRLAPCPVLAGKKFPRSFVS; the protein is encoded by the coding sequence ATGCACGACGTAATAAAACGGCTGTTGTTCGCAACCGACTTTTCTGCCTGCGCCAGCCACGCCGAGGAGTACGCGGCGAAGCTAAGCTCGACTTGCGGAGCCTCGGTCGATGTCATCCACGTATCGGAAATCTACCCAGGGATCTACGCCGGAATACAGGACCATCGCGAGACGGACGGCATGCTGGCCGATACGGTCCGCCGCCTTCAACGATCGACGGTTCCGGTGACCGGTCATCAGTCGACCGGCATTCCCAGCGTGCAGATTTGCGCTGCGGCCGAGGCCTGGAACGCGGATGTCATCGTGATGGGCACCCATGGAAGAACCGGTCTCGGCCACATTCTATTGGGCAGTACTGCCGAACGCGTCGTGACCATGGCCCCCTGTCCCGTGTTGACGGTGCGAGCGGCGAGCGGATCCGAGGCGACGCCCGGTCATGGTCCGATCAGGTTCCAACACATCGTCATCCCGATTGATTTTTCCGAGTGCTCGGTGGGTGCCTTGGAGTACGGTATCCAGATGGCGAAGGTCTTCGGCGCATCCTTGACGCTCCTCCACGTCCTGGAACCCGTGTTCTACGGCCATGATTTTACGCTGCCCCAGGAGTTGGGGGGAGGCCGGCTCGACGAACGACTCGACGCCCAATTCAAGACGTACGTGAGCACGATCAGGTCGGCGGGCGTCTCGGCCCGTCAGGTGATTCGTGGCGGGGCGCCGGCCGATTCGATTCTCGAATTTGTTCGAGCGTCGCCTTGTGATCTCATCATCATGGGGACGCATGGCCGGCGAGGGATTTCCCGCGCATTACAGGGCAGCGTCGCGGCAACCGTCTTGCGTCTCGCCCCCTGCCCCGTCCTCGCAGGAAAGAAGTTCCCTCGCTCGTTCGTGTCGTGA
- the smpB gene encoding SsrA-binding protein SmpB yields MAQRETERAVATNRKAFHDYFIEEKFEAGIQLQGTEVKSLREGKVNLQDSYASVRDGEIFLHHCHISPYSHGNIMNHDPVRVRKLLLHRKEINKLLGKTQQKGLTLIPLRIYFTKRGFAKVELGLAKGKKLYDRRDSIKAREAGREVERAIKERK; encoded by the coding sequence ATGGCACAACGAGAGACGGAACGGGCCGTGGCGACCAACCGCAAGGCGTTCCACGATTATTTCATCGAAGAGAAGTTTGAAGCCGGAATCCAGTTGCAGGGCACGGAGGTCAAGTCTCTGCGGGAAGGCAAGGTCAATCTCCAGGACAGTTATGCGAGCGTGAGGGACGGAGAAATCTTCCTCCACCACTGTCACATCAGTCCCTACAGCCACGGCAATATCATGAACCATGATCCGGTCAGGGTGCGGAAGCTCCTCCTGCACCGGAAGGAAATCAACAAGCTGCTCGGCAAGACCCAGCAGAAAGGGCTGACGCTCATCCCCCTCCGGATCTATTTCACCAAGCGCGGCTTCGCCAAAGTGGAACTGGGACTGGCCAAGGGCAAGAAACTGTATGACCGCCGCGACTCCATTAAAGCCCGCGAAGCCGGCCGCGAGGTCGAACGAGCAATCAAAGAGCGAAAGTAA
- a CDS encoding DUF721 domain-containing protein — MRGPGPVDAFGTILSGLAKRLGLESRLLELRLQRDWVRIVGEPMASHTWPDHIRFKKLHLIVRNSVWMQQLTFLKPALLAKLHEANATLITDLALRVGELPASRSGTDPALSAALVPTTEAALVEASAHASAIQDEELRRRLTQVMAEALSRAGHR; from the coding sequence ATGCGCGGCCCCGGACCAGTCGATGCCTTCGGAACCATCCTGTCCGGCCTGGCGAAGCGGCTCGGCCTGGAGTCGCGCCTGCTGGAATTGCGCCTTCAACGTGATTGGGTCCGGATCGTCGGCGAACCGATGGCGTCCCATACCTGGCCGGATCACATTCGCTTTAAGAAACTCCACCTCATCGTCCGCAACTCCGTCTGGATGCAGCAACTGACGTTTTTGAAGCCGGCGCTCCTGGCCAAACTCCATGAAGCGAACGCGACACTCATCACGGACCTCGCGTTGCGCGTGGGCGAACTTCCTGCAAGCCGCAGCGGCACGGATCCTGCGCTGTCGGCCGCCCTGGTTCCGACGACCGAGGCGGCCCTGGTCGAGGCTTCGGCTCACGCATCGGCCATCCAGGACGAAGAACTCCGGCGCCGCCTCACGCAGGTGATGGCCGAGGCCCTGTCACGCGCCGGCCATCGTTAG
- the gyrA gene encoding DNA gyrase subunit A: protein MPPDERLGQIAIEDEMRSSYLDYAMSVIVGRALPDVRDGLKPVHRRILFGMNEMGLVHNRAYRKSAKIVGEIMGNYHPHGDSAIYDTLVRMAQDFNMRYPLVDGQGNYGSMDGDSPAAMRYTEARMTRLAEELLADIDKETVDFGPNYDESRVEPLVLPTKVPNLLINGAGGIAVGYATNIPTHNLGEVVEGLLLLLENPDVTVAQLMKKIPGPDFPTAGFIYGMSGIKDAYETGRGLLKLRAKVVVESEQRTDRERLIVTEIPFQVNKAKLIEKIAELIQDDRIKGISDLRDESSAREGVRIVIELKRAEIPLVVLNNLYKHTQLETTFGVIMLALVNNRPEVLNLKQILHHFIEHRREVVVRRTSFELRKAEERAHILEGLKIALDNLDAVIALIRRAQSPDEARAGLVRQFALSEIQANAILDMRLQRLTQLERTKLIEEYAEVLKQIEYLKSVLGSEALVRKIIKDELTRIYETYRDERRTQIVKEEAEISVEDLIAEEEVVVTISHAGYIKRNAASLYRAQRRGGKGKIGMGIKDEDFVETLFTASTHDALLFFTDAGKVYWLKVHEIPEASRAAKGKALVNLLALSGSEKVTATLPVKEYRDDRFVVMATKRGIIKKTELSAYSNPRQGGIIALGLEEGDKLIGVHITDGQREILLGTKQGITIRFKEDEVRPMGRTAYGVKGITLEEGNEVIGMETITPDSTTAILTVTEEGYGKRTPVTEYRVQGRGGKGIISVKTTERNGLAVGFLQVRDGDEIMLMAAQGKVLRCKVDDIREIGRNTQGVRILDLEGEEDRVVAVARLAESGEREEQNPAEGVAGQ from the coding sequence ATGCCGCCGGATGAACGCCTAGGCCAGATCGCGATCGAAGACGAGATGCGGTCGTCCTATCTGGATTACGCCATGAGCGTGATCGTGGGACGCGCCCTCCCCGACGTCCGCGACGGCTTGAAGCCCGTGCATCGCCGCATCCTCTTCGGCATGAACGAGATGGGCCTGGTCCACAATCGGGCCTACCGCAAGTCGGCCAAGATCGTCGGCGAGATCATGGGCAACTATCATCCGCATGGCGATTCGGCGATCTACGACACCCTGGTGCGCATGGCGCAGGATTTCAACATGCGCTATCCGCTGGTGGACGGCCAGGGCAACTACGGATCGATGGACGGTGATTCTCCTGCCGCCATGCGGTACACCGAAGCCCGCATGACGAGGTTGGCCGAGGAACTCTTGGCCGACATCGACAAGGAAACGGTGGATTTCGGTCCGAACTACGATGAGTCCCGCGTGGAGCCCCTCGTCCTTCCCACGAAAGTTCCCAATCTCCTCATCAACGGAGCGGGCGGCATCGCCGTCGGCTATGCGACGAACATCCCGACGCACAATCTGGGCGAGGTGGTGGAAGGGCTGTTGCTGCTGCTGGAGAATCCCGACGTGACCGTGGCGCAATTGATGAAGAAGATCCCCGGACCGGATTTTCCCACCGCCGGATTCATTTACGGCATGAGCGGCATCAAGGACGCCTACGAGACCGGGCGCGGCCTGCTGAAGCTGAGGGCGAAGGTCGTCGTGGAATCGGAGCAGCGCACGGACCGTGAGCGGCTCATCGTGACGGAGATTCCGTTCCAAGTGAACAAGGCGAAGCTGATCGAGAAAATTGCGGAGCTGATCCAGGACGACCGGATCAAGGGCATTTCCGATTTGCGCGACGAATCCTCGGCGCGGGAGGGCGTCCGCATCGTCATCGAACTCAAGCGGGCGGAAATCCCGTTGGTCGTCCTGAATAATCTCTACAAGCACACGCAGCTTGAAACGACGTTCGGCGTGATCATGTTGGCGCTGGTGAACAACCGTCCGGAGGTGCTGAACCTCAAGCAGATCCTTCACCACTTCATCGAGCATCGCCGCGAAGTGGTGGTGCGGCGGACGTCCTTCGAGCTGCGGAAAGCCGAGGAGCGGGCGCATATTCTGGAGGGCCTGAAGATCGCGCTCGATAACCTCGATGCCGTGATCGCCTTGATCCGGCGGGCTCAATCGCCGGATGAGGCCAGGGCCGGCCTGGTGCGACAGTTCGCCCTGAGCGAGATTCAGGCGAACGCCATCTTGGACATGCGGCTCCAGCGGCTGACGCAACTGGAGCGTACCAAGCTGATCGAAGAATACGCGGAGGTGTTGAAGCAGATCGAGTATCTCAAGTCGGTCCTCGGCAGCGAGGCTCTGGTGCGCAAGATCATCAAGGACGAGCTGACGCGGATCTACGAGACCTATCGCGACGAGCGGAGGACGCAAATCGTCAAGGAAGAGGCCGAGATCAGCGTCGAGGATCTGATCGCCGAAGAGGAGGTCGTCGTCACGATTTCCCACGCCGGCTACATCAAGCGCAACGCTGCGTCGCTCTATCGGGCCCAGCGCCGCGGGGGAAAGGGCAAGATCGGGATGGGCATCAAGGACGAGGATTTCGTCGAGACGCTCTTTACGGCCTCGACCCACGACGCGTTGCTGTTTTTCACGGATGCCGGAAAAGTCTACTGGCTGAAGGTGCACGAGATCCCCGAGGCGAGCCGCGCGGCCAAAGGCAAGGCGCTGGTCAATCTGCTGGCCCTCTCGGGAAGCGAAAAGGTGACGGCCACGCTGCCCGTCAAGGAATACCGTGACGACCGCTTCGTGGTCATGGCCACGAAGCGGGGGATCATCAAGAAGACCGAGCTGTCAGCCTACAGCAATCCACGCCAGGGCGGCATCATCGCGCTGGGACTGGAAGAGGGCGACAAGCTCATCGGTGTCCACATCACGGACGGCCAACGGGAGATTCTGCTGGGCACGAAACAGGGCATCACCATCCGCTTCAAAGAGGACGAGGTCCGGCCGATGGGACGGACCGCCTACGGGGTGAAGGGCATCACGCTCGAAGAAGGCAACGAGGTGATCGGGATGGAGACGATCACCCCCGACTCGACGACCGCCATCCTGACCGTGACGGAGGAAGGCTACGGCAAGCGGACGCCGGTCACGGAATATCGTGTCCAGGGCCGCGGCGGTAAGGGAATCATCAGCGTGAAGACGACCGAACGGAACGGATTGGCCGTCGGGTTTCTCCAAGTGCGCGATGGCGATGAGATCATGCTGATGGCCGCACAAGGCAAGGTGCTTCGGTGTAAAGTGGATGACATTCGTGAGATCGGTCGCAACACGCAAGGCGTCCGGATTCTCGACCTCGAGGGTGAGGAGGACCGTGTCGTGGCGGTGGCCCGGCTCGCTGAAAGCGGTGAGCGGGAAGAGCAAAATCCCGCTGAAGGCGTCGCCGGTCAATAA
- the gyrB gene encoding DNA topoisomerase (ATP-hydrolyzing) subunit B has product MATKESDERSGEPNSPKSDSYSADQIKVLEGLDAVRKRPAMYIGSTGVDGLHHLVYEVVDNSVDEHMAGFGEAIEVTVHIDGSVTVVDNGRGIPTGMHPTQKKSAAEVALTVLHAGGKFEQGAYTVSGGLHGVGISVVNALSEWLELEIWQDGLVFEQRYERGKPGAPLKDSGKTKRRGTKVRFKPDDQIFETLEFSFDVLAQRLRELAFLNKGLAITLKDERKEPAKEQTFLYKGGIVSFVEHLNEAKTPLHKPIYVNVEKEKMILEVALQYNDGYAENLFSFANNINTKEGGTHLVGFKAALTRTINNYANANDLLKKETESLTGDDVREGLTAVVSVKVRNPQFEGQTKAKLGNSEVKGVVEAAVNEALGTYFEENPPVARKIIGKAIDAARAREAARKAKDLIRRKSALDGGSLPGKLADCSEKDPAVSELYIVEGDSAGGSAKQGRDRKFQAILPLKGKILNVEKARFDKMLTSDEIRTLIMALGTGIGRKREEGDKADKDTFDIAKARYHKIILMTDADVDGSHIRTLLLTFFFRQMPELLERGYVYIAQPPLFKVKKGKAERYLKDEGALNEHLADLAVEDVELYVEGAQGFVTGRRLLPILKKMIAFETLLMRLNKKPHEAAMLRAFVDEPGLDRDLLKSREALVTIVANVKKTLGLVFPKLAPTLDILQDEEHQSSRVSCRVHANGIAHALDVTHDLVGSADFRELQKLTPSAIGLGRLPYRLKSKGQEQQIHSTADLVKTILDLGKQGLSIQRYKGLGEMNPEQLWETTMNPEVRTLLKVKLEDMTGVDEIFTILMGDEVEPRRNFIQAHALEVRNLDV; this is encoded by the coding sequence ATGGCCACGAAAGAATCTGACGAGAGATCGGGCGAACCGAACTCACCGAAGTCCGACAGCTACAGCGCGGACCAGATCAAGGTGCTGGAAGGGCTCGACGCGGTCCGCAAGCGTCCGGCGATGTACATCGGCAGCACCGGGGTGGACGGGCTGCACCATCTCGTCTACGAAGTCGTCGACAACAGCGTCGACGAGCACATGGCCGGCTTCGGGGAAGCGATCGAAGTTACCGTGCACATCGACGGCAGCGTGACGGTCGTCGACAACGGGCGCGGCATTCCCACCGGAATGCATCCGACCCAGAAGAAGTCGGCCGCGGAGGTAGCGCTCACGGTGCTCCACGCGGGCGGCAAGTTCGAGCAGGGCGCCTACACCGTGTCCGGCGGATTGCACGGAGTCGGCATCTCGGTCGTCAACGCGCTGTCCGAATGGCTCGAACTGGAGATTTGGCAGGACGGCCTGGTCTTCGAGCAGCGGTACGAGCGCGGGAAGCCCGGCGCCCCGCTGAAGGACAGCGGGAAAACGAAGCGCCGCGGCACCAAGGTCCGATTCAAGCCGGACGACCAGATTTTCGAGACGCTGGAGTTCAGCTTCGACGTGCTGGCGCAGCGTCTTCGAGAGCTGGCGTTCCTGAACAAGGGCCTCGCGATCACCTTGAAGGACGAGCGCAAGGAGCCCGCCAAGGAACAGACGTTCCTGTACAAGGGCGGCATCGTGTCGTTCGTCGAGCACCTGAACGAAGCCAAGACTCCCTTGCACAAGCCGATCTATGTGAACGTCGAAAAAGAGAAGATGATTCTGGAAGTGGCGCTCCAGTACAACGACGGCTATGCGGAGAACCTGTTCTCCTTCGCGAACAACATCAACACAAAGGAAGGGGGCACCCACCTGGTCGGGTTCAAGGCCGCCCTGACGAGGACGATCAACAACTATGCCAACGCCAATGATCTCCTCAAGAAGGAGACCGAGTCGCTCACGGGCGACGACGTGCGCGAGGGACTCACGGCCGTCGTGAGCGTGAAAGTCCGCAACCCCCAGTTCGAGGGTCAGACCAAAGCCAAGCTCGGCAACAGCGAGGTGAAGGGGGTCGTGGAAGCCGCGGTCAACGAGGCGCTGGGGACCTACTTCGAGGAGAACCCTCCGGTCGCCCGGAAGATCATCGGGAAAGCCATCGACGCCGCCCGTGCCCGCGAGGCCGCCCGCAAGGCGAAGGATCTCATCCGGCGCAAGAGCGCGCTCGACGGAGGGTCGCTGCCCGGCAAGTTGGCGGACTGTTCGGAGAAGGACCCGGCGGTCAGCGAATTGTACATCGTCGAGGGAGATTCGGCCGGCGGCTCGGCCAAACAAGGGCGCGACCGGAAATTCCAGGCGATCTTGCCGCTGAAGGGCAAGATCCTGAACGTCGAGAAGGCGCGCTTCGACAAGATGCTCACCAGCGACGAGATCCGCACGCTCATCATGGCCTTGGGCACCGGCATCGGCCGCAAGCGCGAGGAAGGCGACAAGGCCGACAAGGACACCTTCGACATCGCGAAAGCCCGATATCACAAGATCATTCTCATGACCGACGCCGACGTGGACGGGAGCCACATTCGGACGCTGCTCCTGACGTTCTTCTTCCGGCAAATGCCCGAGCTGCTCGAGCGGGGCTACGTGTATATCGCGCAGCCGCCGCTTTTCAAGGTGAAGAAGGGCAAGGCCGAGCGGTATCTGAAGGACGAGGGGGCGCTGAACGAGCACTTGGCCGATCTCGCCGTCGAGGACGTCGAACTCTATGTGGAAGGGGCGCAGGGTTTCGTCACGGGACGGCGGTTGCTGCCGATTCTCAAGAAGATGATCGCGTTCGAGACGTTGCTCATGCGGTTGAACAAGAAACCGCACGAAGCCGCGATGCTCCGGGCGTTCGTCGACGAGCCGGGTTTGGATCGGGATCTCCTCAAGAGCCGTGAGGCCCTCGTCACGATCGTGGCGAACGTGAAGAAGACGCTCGGTCTGGTCTTTCCCAAGCTGGCTCCCACCCTCGACATTCTTCAGGACGAGGAACACCAATCGAGCCGGGTGTCCTGCCGAGTCCATGCCAACGGAATCGCGCACGCGCTCGATGTGACTCACGACCTGGTCGGCTCCGCCGATTTCCGGGAACTGCAGAAACTGACGCCGTCCGCCATCGGTCTCGGCCGCCTGCCCTATCGGCTCAAGTCCAAGGGGCAGGAGCAGCAGATTCATTCCACCGCCGACTTGGTCAAGACCATCTTGGATCTGGGGAAGCAGGGGCTCAGCATTCAGCGCTACAAAGGGTTGGGCGAGATGAATCCGGAGCAGCTCTGGGAGACGACCATGAATCCGGAGGTCCGCACCCTGCTCAAGGTCAAGCTGGAAGACATGACCGGGGTGGACGAGATTTTCACCATTCTCATGGGCGACGAAGTGGAGCCGCGCAGGAACTTCATCCAAGCGCACGCGCTCGAAGTGAGAAATTTGGACGTGTAG
- the dnaN gene encoding DNA polymerase III subunit beta gives MKVRIGRDELLTGLQRVQGVVEKRNTMPILSNILLEAKQEGVEIIATDLEIGMRGFYKATVQNTGGITLSARKLYEIIKELPSGDIEITSAENNWTNIQAGKSQFKIVGLPSADYPALPTIEREGLIPLSGAGLLELIRKTLFAAGDNDARYILNGLLVMLISADRKTTLRLVGTDGHRLAVAEQDLGKPEGKGVPQEIKAIIPKKAAHEMRRLLEEGGDGEPLIGFTKNLMIFRKSGLLLTSRLMEGNYPNYQQVIPKESNRRINVARLELESGLRRVSVLSRDKANAVKLSFAPGRLSLFSSSPDYGEAAEDLPARYEGEALNTGFNARYLLDVLGVMDGETLSLQMDNPLSPCLIQEAESPGFRCVVMPIKI, from the coding sequence ATGAAGGTACGCATCGGACGCGACGAACTGCTGACGGGCCTGCAACGTGTCCAGGGGGTCGTCGAAAAGCGCAACACCATGCCGATCCTGTCGAACATTCTCCTGGAAGCCAAACAGGAGGGAGTGGAAATCATCGCCACGGATCTCGAGATCGGCATGCGCGGCTTTTACAAGGCGACGGTCCAGAATACCGGCGGCATTACCCTCTCTGCCCGGAAGCTCTACGAGATCATCAAGGAGTTGCCCTCGGGCGACATTGAGATCACCAGCGCGGAGAACAACTGGACGAACATCCAGGCCGGGAAGAGCCAGTTCAAGATCGTGGGATTGCCCAGCGCGGATTACCCGGCCCTGCCGACCATCGAACGCGAGGGCCTCATTCCCCTGTCCGGGGCCGGTCTGCTGGAGCTGATCCGGAAAACCCTCTTTGCCGCGGGAGACAACGACGCCCGCTACATCCTGAACGGGTTGCTCGTCATGTTGATCTCCGCCGACCGGAAAACGACGCTCCGCTTGGTCGGGACCGACGGCCACCGGCTCGCCGTGGCGGAACAGGACTTGGGAAAGCCGGAAGGGAAGGGCGTGCCGCAGGAGATCAAGGCCATCATCCCGAAGAAGGCGGCCCATGAAATGCGACGCCTGTTGGAAGAAGGCGGTGACGGCGAACCGCTGATCGGGTTCACGAAAAACCTCATGATTTTCCGGAAGAGCGGGCTGTTGCTGACCTCGCGCCTCATGGAGGGCAACTATCCGAACTATCAGCAGGTGATTCCCAAAGAAAGCAACAGGCGCATCAACGTCGCTCGGCTGGAGTTGGAGAGCGGGTTGCGCCGCGTGTCCGTGCTGTCCAGGGACAAAGCCAACGCGGTCAAATTGTCGTTTGCACCGGGCCGGCTTTCGTTGTTCTCCAGCAGTCCCGACTACGGGGAGGCGGCGGAAGATCTGCCGGCGCGGTACGAAGGAGAGGCGCTGAATACCGGATTCAACGCACGGTATCTGCTCGACGTGCTCGGAGTCATGGACGGCGAGACCCTCTCGCTCCAAATGGACAATCCGTTGAGTCCCTGCCTCATTCAAGAAGCGGAAAGTCCCGGATTCAGGTGCGTCGTGATGCCGATCAAGATCTGA
- the dnaA gene encoding chromosomal replication initiator protein DnaA, giving the protein MGDIAGIMTVASVWQEALAYIQGKVPKQVYDTWFTPVHLERIEDSTAQIAVPNKFFGDWLSQHYGPLLEEAVSTARGGGETAVSFVVFNRLPAKHLDSTVIDQAARAVAGAKPKRGIQLNPKYTFKNFVVGAGNQFAHAACMAVAEQPAKAYNPLFIYGGVGLGKTHLLNAIGNHVAELTDLRIAYLTTEQFTNEVINSIRYDKMMDLRKRYRHIDMLMIDDIQFLTGKERTQEEFFHTFNSLYEAHKQIVLSSDRFPKDMPDIEERLRSRFEWGLIADLQPPDVETRIAILRKKSEDEGVTLPEDVIQFLSTTMKSNIRELEGSLVRLGAYASLTGQVITLDMARNVLRDLIGDKKKIVALEDIQEVVSTWFHVRIADLKSRRRSKTLVHPRQIAMYLCRELTDASYPEIGRHFGGKDHTTIIHACRQIGKARDSDSALQATLDGLRDKILRG; this is encoded by the coding sequence ATGGGTGATATTGCAGGGATTATGACTGTCGCATCGGTGTGGCAAGAGGCCCTGGCCTATATCCAGGGAAAAGTCCCAAAACAGGTGTACGACACATGGTTTACGCCGGTTCACCTCGAACGGATCGAGGACAGTACGGCTCAGATTGCGGTGCCGAACAAGTTCTTCGGTGACTGGCTGAGTCAGCATTACGGACCGCTTCTGGAGGAGGCCGTCTCGACGGCCCGCGGCGGCGGGGAAACGGCCGTGTCGTTCGTGGTCTTCAACCGTCTGCCGGCCAAGCACCTGGACTCCACCGTGATCGATCAGGCAGCCAGAGCCGTTGCAGGGGCCAAACCGAAGCGCGGTATCCAGCTGAATCCGAAGTATACGTTCAAGAACTTCGTCGTCGGCGCCGGAAATCAATTCGCCCATGCCGCCTGCATGGCGGTGGCCGAGCAGCCGGCCAAGGCCTATAATCCGTTGTTCATCTACGGAGGGGTCGGCCTCGGCAAGACTCACCTGCTCAATGCCATCGGCAATCACGTCGCGGAACTGACGGATTTGCGGATCGCGTACCTGACGACCGAGCAGTTTACGAACGAGGTCATCAACTCGATCCGCTACGACAAGATGATGGACCTGCGGAAGCGGTACCGACACATCGACATGTTGATGATCGACGACATCCAATTTCTGACCGGGAAAGAACGGACGCAGGAAGAATTCTTCCACACCTTCAACTCCCTCTACGAGGCGCACAAGCAGATCGTCCTCTCCAGCGATCGTTTTCCGAAAGACATGCCCGATATCGAGGAGCGGTTGCGGTCGCGCTTCGAGTGGGGACTGATCGCCGATCTCCAGCCGCCGGACGTCGAAACACGAATCGCCATTTTGCGCAAGAAATCAGAAGATGAAGGCGTCACGCTGCCGGAGGACGTGATCCAGTTCCTCTCGACCACGATGAAAAGCAACATCAGGGAATTGGAAGGCTCCTTGGTCCGGTTGGGCGCCTATGCGTCGCTGACGGGGCAAGTCATTACGTTGGACATGGCCAGAAACGTCCTGAGAGACCTCATCGGCGACAAGAAGAAGATCGTGGCCCTGGAGGATATCCAGGAGGTCGTGAGCACGTGGTTTCACGTGAGAATCGCGGATCTGAAGTCCCGGCGCCGGAGCAAGACCCTGGTCCATCCGAGACAGATCGCCATGTACCTCTGTCGGGAGCTGACCGACGCGTCATATCCGGAAATCGGGCGGCATTTCGGAGGCAAGGACCACACGACGATCATTCACGCTTGCCGACAGATCGGCAAGGCGCGGGATAGCGACAGCGCGCTGCAGGCGACGCTGGATGGACTCAGGGACAAGATCCTGCGCGGCTGA
- a CDS encoding DsrE family protein: protein MAKRIAVVITEDPRETHRPVEALRIALGLSAGDHDTTVVLIGPAARLLSEDTDDVIDVDILERYRPSFQQLGVRFVVDDTTVPATLLPGYAVESRSRQDIQALLRAAERTVIFT, encoded by the coding sequence ATGGCTAAGCGTATTGCCGTGGTGATTACAGAAGACCCTCGCGAGACGCACCGACCAGTCGAGGCGCTTCGCATCGCCCTCGGCCTTTCCGCCGGCGACCATGACACAACCGTCGTTCTCATAGGTCCCGCCGCTCGCCTCCTCAGTGAGGACACCGACGACGTCATCGATGTCGATATCCTCGAGCGCTATCGCCCTTCCTTCCAACAACTGGGCGTCCGGTTCGTCGTCGACGATACCACCGTCCCCGCGACGCTTCTCCCTGGTTACGCGGTCGAATCGCGATCCAGACAGGATATTCAGGCCTTGTTACGCGCCGCTGAGCGGACGGTGATTTTTACATGA
- a CDS encoding DsrE family protein, which yields MAAQKLGLLLSTPPSHPSVETAAHLARAALGRGIEVYLYLIDEGVKNVRDHRYIGLLDQGARLSICAYGCQQHGVSTEQVDSRASLSGLVVLSGIIDGCDRFLAFT from the coding sequence ATGGCTGCGCAGAAGCTGGGTCTGTTGTTATCCACACCCCCATCGCACCCCAGCGTTGAGACAGCCGCTCATCTGGCCCGAGCCGCCTTAGGGCGAGGAATCGAGGTCTATCTCTACCTCATCGACGAGGGCGTCAAGAACGTCCGAGACCATCGTTATATCGGCCTCCTCGATCAGGGGGCCAGACTGTCCATCTGTGCATATGGCTGCCAGCAACACGGCGTCTCCACAGAACAGGTTGATTCGCGCGCGTCTCTCTCCGGCTTAGTCGTGCTCTCCGGGATCATTGATGGTTGCGATCGCTTCCTCGCCTTCACATGA